The Silene latifolia isolate original U9 population chromosome Y, ASM4854445v1, whole genome shotgun sequence sequence GGAACCAACTCGTGTTAATGCCGTGGCTGGAAATTCTGAGATTGAGTTATGGCATCAACGGATGGGACACCCTTCAACGCGGGCAATGGAGTATCTTCATGCTATTTCTTCTCGTAATTTACATTTAGCACCGTGTGATGTTTGTTTCCATGCAAAACAGACTCGTCTTTCTTTTCCGTTGAGTGATAATAAGGCTGAACAtttatttgatttaatacattGCGATGTTTGGGGACCGTATCAACCTAATAGGGGATGCGATTCTCGTTATTTTTTGAGTATTGTTGATGACTTTTCCCGAGGAGTTTGGGTTTATTTGTTCAAAACCAAAGATGAAGTGCCACGTATGTTGCGTGAATTTTTTGCGTTAATTAAGCGACAATTTAATAGGCATGTGAAAATTTTGCGGAGTGATAACGGGACGGAATTCCGTGGTTTGTTTCCTTACTTCCGTGAACATGGGATAATACATGAAACGTCAATGGTAaaaacaccacaacaaaatgcgaGGGTAGAACGAAAACATAGACACATATTGAATGTTGCTTGTGCCTTACGTTTTCAAAGCTCCCTTCCTATTGAATTTTGGGGTGAGTGTGTCTTAACAGCGGCGTTTTTGATTAATCGTACACCTACTCGGGTTTTGCAAAATAAAACTCCTTTCGAATTGATTTTTCAAAAGGAACCGGATTTGAGCTTACTTCGAGTTTTTGGGTGTTTATGCTATGGCAAGAATTTAAATTGTCGTGATAAATTTGATTCTCGAGCTCGAAGATGCGTGTTTTTGGGTTACCCTTTTGGGAAAAAGGGCTGGCATTTGTATGATCTCGATACGAGGGTTTATTTTCAGTCTCGTGATGTTCGCTTTATCGAGCACTGTTTTCCCTTTGCTGCTAATACGGGTTATGCGTCTGCACCACCCGCTTCTTTTGACAGTGAGGAGTTGTTCATTGATGAGGAGGATCTGCTCCATACGTCCTCTGTTCCTGCTGGTgccaaggggggggggggggtctgcATCTGGTAGTGCGCAAGAAGTAGCTCTTGGTAATGTAGATAATTTGCATATTGAAGCTAGTAGTAATGATGTCGTGGTTTCTGACATTAATGATACTAGTAACAATAATTCTACtattgataataatgataatgttgATGCTATTGAGACTCCACCTGACACCGAGACTGTCCATTCTAATACGGATACCGAGGCTAGTGAGATGGGTCGTGGTAAGCGTATAAAATTTGATAATACTCGCAATAAAGATTATGTGCGTTGGGACAAGATCGATCAACACATTAACACGACTTTGGTTTCCTCCACTCAATCACCCACATCTAATCCCGTCTCAGGTACACCGTATCCCATTGCTAATTATGTTAATTGTAGTATATTTTCTTCTGCCCATCAATCTTTCCTTGCAGCTATTACTAGTGATGTCGAGCCATCTTCGTTCAAAGAGGCCATTTGTGATTCACGGTGGAAAAAGGCAATGGAAGAGGAAATTGATGCATTAAAAGCAAATAAAACTTGGTCAGTTGTGGATTTGCCTCCAAATAAATCGGCCATCGGATGTATGTGGGTGTATAAAATCAAGCGCAAGTCTGATGGGTCGATTGAGAGGTATAAGGCGAGACTCGTGGTATTTGGAAATCATCAAGTGGAAGGAATTGATTTTGTTGAAACTTTCGCTCCCACCGTTAAAATGGTAACGGTTCGAACTTTTCTTGCTCTTGCTGCAATAAATAATTGGGAactacatcagatggatgttcaAAATGCGTTTCTTCATGGAGATCTTTCCGAAGAAGTTTATATGCGTCTCCCACCTGGTTTTAGTCATGGATTGCAAGGAAAAGTTTGTCGTCTTCAAAAGTCTCTTTATGGGCTCCGTCAGTCTCCGAGGTGCTGGTATGCCAAACTCGCCACTGCCTTATGTTCTTATGGCTTTTCTCATAGTTCGTCCGATCATTCATTATTTATTTATCGAAAGGATAGCATTGTTATTAATATTTTAGTCTACGTGGACGACTTGGTAATTGCCGGGAATGATAATGCTGCTATCACAGATTTTAAACATTATCTCAATAAATGTTTTCGGATGAAAGATTTGGGCACACTTAAATATTTTTTGGGTCTTGAAGTGGCACGCAACTTGACTGGAATTTTTCTTTGTCAACGGAAATATACACTCGATTTATTATCCGAGACCGGCATCCTTGGAGCGAAGCCATCTACGCTGCCAATTGAAGAGAATCATCAACTTGCACTTTCTTTAACCCGTAGGTCTCTCACGGcctattttgtatttgttggtGGTTCACCCATCTTGTGGAAGACAAAGAAGCAAGCTACTGTGTCGCGGTCTTCTGCTGAAGCGGAATATCGTGCTATGGCTTCCGCTACGTGTGAGATTTTATGGTTGAAGGGTTTGCTTCGTAGCTTGGGAGTAGAACATCCCAAGGCCGTTTCGTTGGAATGTGATAGCCAAGCGGCATTACATATCGCTAATAATCCCGTCTTTCACAAACGTACAAAGCACATCGAAATCGATTGTCACTTTGTGCGTGATGAAATATTGCGTGGAACGATCTTGCCGTCTTATATTAACACTACCTCTCAGCTGGCCGACATCCTTACGAAGGCACTTGGACGATCACAATTTCTTTTTCTGCTGGGCAAGTTGGGCATTTCGAATCtccatgctccaacttgagggggggtgtTAGCGTAATATTCGGTCAAAGTAAATAATAACAAACCGAATATTATGATTGTATATATCCTAGTTTAGCTTATATTTAGGATAGTTTAGGAAATTTTGTTAGGTTTTCCTAAACTATAGGCTCCTTATTGTGTATATATTGTAAGCAATTACGGTGAATGAAACACAGAAAACAATTTCACAAAATATTTCTCTGTCATTTGCATTTACTTCAAACGGCTTTCATATTACCAATATCGAACCAAGATAACAAGGGCAAAAAACAAAACTCTCAAACGAAAGTCGAAATCTTTAAAaccccaaaagaaaaaaaattacaaaaacaaaaaCTAATTTCCAAAAGTAGAGAAAACAGATCTAAGAGCATCAACTCAAGGTGAACTATTTTGCAAAAAATAGTTCAAACACTTCCAGTAATCAAATACCACCAAAGTTGTTCATCATGCATTCATGCTATCCATCTTTACCTTCAAATCACTATATAAATCCCTTTTTATAGTTACAGATTAAAGCAAAGCAAATACTCTAAACACAAAAATTAACATAGTTCATTGTTTTGATATaatcaaaacatgaaaataaactcAGAGAATGTTCTATGAAACTTCTTGACTTCTTGATTTAGACCTTCATTCTTaagataaataactaaataagctCTCCTAGGCTAAAATGGAGAGCAAATAAAGTCGGATCTTATATGGGATAAAAATCAAGAAgttagaaagaagaaaatttctgggaaaaaaaaacacaataaaaaaGTTCTATAAAATGAGATGAGAAATGAAGATAAGAAAGATATTCATAACCCATTTTTTATTCTTATAAACCATGCAAAACAATGGAGTTATGGGAATAGAGAAGAAGAAATGGGAGGAAGAAAGC is a genomic window containing:
- the LOC141631744 gene encoding uncharacterized protein LOC141631744, which translates into the protein MVDDKKTGETSHTPNPVYAVSLHDGTGAKITHVVLLGPNYEEWAKGFRVALGAKRKLGFIDGTLKEKPSDPKDVEDWTAINYLIVAWIFNTIDSRVRSSISYRETAFELWEDIRLRFTVGNEIKIYQIQNDLSECKQKPGETIMDYYGRMKKLWDDINDFDALPSCKCSGYRCDLNVVLRQRREADQVRGFLMGLEPFYATVRSQLLGTKPFPPIQLVYSQLVQEEEVRTLTQVREDATTPMAMAVRDGGKKQAKGKSRFKCTYCTKEGHTESRCWEKHGYPNDREPRRSASRDCSAANDSPKVNAILGEPEVITNMIRLNGKNAHSWIIDTGASTHVCGSDFLFESMHSIKPINVGLPNGTQLSAHKAGVVRIDNKLSIHNDHALTTIEVGDLTGGLYYLTMEEPTRVNAVAGNSEIELWHQRMGHPSTRAMEYLHAISSRNLHLAPCDSRDVRFIEHCFPFAANTGYASAPPASFDSEELFIDEEDLLHTSSVPAASSNDVVVSDINDTSNNNSTIDNNDNVDAIETPPDTETVHSNTDTEASEMGRGKRIKFDNTRNKDYVRWDKIDQHINTTLVSSTQSPTSNPVSGTPYPIANYVNCSIFSSAHQSFLAAITSDVEPSSFKEAICDSRWKKAMEEEIDALKANKTWSVVDLPPNKSAIGCMWVYKIKRKSDGSIERYKARLVVFGNHQVEGIDFVETFAPTVKMVTVRTFLALAAINNWELHQMDVQNAFLHGDLSEEVYMRLPPGFSHGLQGKVCRLQKSLYGLRQSPRCWYAKLATALCSYGFSHSSSDHSLFIYRKDSIVINILVYVDDLVIAGNDNAAITDFKHYLNKCFRMKDLGTLKYFLGLEVARNLTGIFLCQRKYTLDLLSETGILGAKPSTLPIEENHQLALSLTRRSLTAYFVFVGGSPILWKTKKQATVSRSSAEAEYRAMASATCEILWLKGLLRSLGVEHPKAVSLECDSQAALHIANNPVFHKRTKHIEIDCHFVRDEILRGTILPSYINTTSQLADILTKALGRSQFLFLLGKLGISNLHAPT